The Acidobacteriota bacterium genomic interval AAAGCATATCAGAAGTTGTTCTTCGACGAATATGCCACAAGAGATCCGCGCTGGGAAGCTGCCCAGGAGGCAGAGCGGGTTTGCTGGTGTAGCTTATGGAACGGCCCAGAGGATGCTCCGTGCACAAGACTCGTAGAATCCGAGGTGGCCAAACAGACTTTCATCCTACGACAACTGGAAACTACCTTGGGTGTTTTACTGGATTCCTTTCCAGCCGGTTCCCGGGTTCTAGATGTCGGATGTGGACCGGTCAGTTATCTTTCGCGGCTAGAATTCAACGGTCTGAAGGAAGGCGTGGATCCATTGGTATACCCCATCTGGGTTTACGAACGATATCGTAACCATGGCTTTCACGTCCATGTGGTGCCATTCGAACGGTTCACTCCGTGTGGCACATATGACGTGATACTATTCTACAACGCGTTGCCGCACTTTTGTGACTTGGATCTTGTTGCCCGCAAATGCTATGAGATTCTGGCTGAAGATGGAGCAGTCTACTTGTCAGAGTACTTGCACATACCTTGTGATAGTGCCCATATTCAGTTTCTAACTCGAGATCTACTCGATGGTCTGTTTAACCGCCATGGATTTCAGGTCGTTTCTAGCGTTGTCAGCGCCCGGTTACCGAACCTTGTGGAGATGGGAGGTGGCAGACCTTGTGACCTATACGTGGCCAAAATAATGAAAGGAATAGCAGCCTAACAATGAAGATAGCTCTAATTGGACCTGGGCTTATGCCGATCCCGGCTAAAAACTGGGGGGCTGTTGAGATTCTGATTTGGAACTATAAGGTTTACTTGGAAGAGCTAGGCCACAAGGTTAATATTTACAACACCAAAGACTTGGATTTCGTAGCGCGCACTATCAATACAAACGAATACGATTTCGTTCATTTGCATTACGACGAGTATATTAGGTTTTTCAACCAGTCTTTAAACAAACCTTACTGTTGCACAAGTCATTATAGTTACATCCTTAAGCCAAGGATGTGGGGAACTTATTACAAGAGCATATTTAAGAATACCCTACAAGCACCAGGTATCATTGCTTTATCGGACAAAATTGCGCAAAAGTACAGGGATAGCGGATATAAAGGTTTCCTACGCGTACTACGCAATGGTGCTGAAGTGTTGCGCTTTAACTTCCGGTATCAAGGAAATAGGAAGGCTATCTGTTTAGGCAAAATTGAACCGAGGAAGCGTCAAGCATTACTGGCAGGTATTTCGAAGGGGCGAGTTAATATAGATTTTGTTGGACCAATAGTAGATCCTAATTTTCAGCAAAATGAAACATGTCGCTATTTAGGGATATGGGATAAACCATACCTGTACGAACATCTAACGGATTACAGTTGTCTTGTGCTACTAAGCGATGGCGAAGCTGCTCCTTTGGTTGTACCAGAAGCTTTAGCTGCAGGGCTAAGCATTGTGGTTTCCGAAAGCGCCAGTGCTAATCTTGATCCTATGGACTTTATCACGATTCTCCCGGATGGATTAACTGATCCAAATCGTTTACAAAATGCTATTGATGAGCAAATCTCTAGAAATGTAGCCGTCCGTGAAGAGATCCGGGAGTATGCCCAGCAACGATTCGACTGGTCTATCATCATCAACGAATATGTTAGTTTGATAGAGGAATTTAATGCTCAACCACCAACATCCTTACAGGCTCGTCATTTAAAACGGATCGAGTTGTTTGATGTTTGGCAGCAGTTGCAACGATCTATACTCAATCCTTTGTTGGCTGTAAATTGGGTGAAACAATGGTTTCGTCCGAAAAGGCATTTGTGATCTATGCGAATACTTTACGTTGCCCTTAAATACGACTACGGCAAGCTCGAACAGGGCTACAGCTTTGAGCATTACAACTTTTACCACTCCCTGCTCCATATGGGCCACGACATTCTCTACTTCGACTTCATGACCCTAATGCAAAAACACGGCCGAGACTGGATGAATCGCAGGTTGCTAGAGGTGGTAAAGGTAGAAAAGCCAGTCCTGATGTTCACAGTGCTCTTCAAAGATGAACTCGACCCGGCAGTGGTGCGTGAGATCTCGCAGAACACAGAAACTATCACCCTCAACTGGTTCTGCGATGACCACTGGCGTTTCGATAACTACGCCCGCTACTGGGCTCGTTGTTTTAACTGGGTAGTCACCACAGCCAAGAGGGCGTTACCCAAGTACGAAAAGTTGGGTTATCGCAATGTCGTTAAGAGCCAGTGGGCATGCAACCACTTCCTTTATCGTAAGCTCAACCTCCCTCTGATCTACGATGTCACCTTCGTGGGGCAGCCCCACAGCAACCGCCGCCAGGTGATCCAGGCGCTTCGCAACGCTGGGGTGGATGTCCATGTGTGGGGCAGAAGCTGGGAGTCAGGGCGTATCTCACAGGAAGAAATGATTAGAGTCTTTAATCAGAGCCGTATCAATCTTAACTTATCCCATTCTTCAACACCCCTATCAATCCATAAAGGACGAGTAAAAAATATAACTCATCGATGGCTTTCTAACTATCTAAAGGTCATTCCATTTAGATCACAGATCAAGACAATGAGTAAGCAGTGGTTAACAGCTATAAAACATTCTAAGATTGCTGATGGTACTCAAATTCGCTTTTATCCCGGTAGTAGGAAGTACATTGACCAAATCAAGGGGCGAAACTTTGAAATTCCTGGCTGTGGAGGATTCTTATTAACAGAGATGGCAGAGGATTTGGAAAACTATTATAAAATTGGTAGAGAGATTGTTTGCTTCGATAGCATAGATGACCTAATAGAGAAAATAGATTATTATCTACACCATGAGGATGAACGAATTGCAATCGCACAAGCAGGTTATGAACGAACATTATGTGAGCACACCTATGTGCATAGATTTACCGAAATCTTCAAGCAGTTAGGCCTACAATGTAAGCCACTCAGTTATGGTCTGGTAGGGAAAGTGCGCTTAGGTCAAACAGAAGAGATACACTGAATGACTGACACACCTCTTGTAAGTGTTGTTATGTCAGTATATAATGGCGAAAATTACCTAGAAAAATCTATTGAAAGTATCCTCTACCAGACATTCAGAAATTTTGAGTTCATTATCATTAATGATGGCTCGACTGATAGCACAGGTGCAATTCTTACTCGGTATCAGAAGATAGACAAGCGAATATTTGTCTTCAATCAAGAAAATCAAGGAGTAATCGCTTCTCTTAATAGAGGATGTCATCTTAGTAAAGGAAAGTACATTGCCCGAATGGATGCGGATGATATAAGTTTACCCGAACGATTACAGAAACAAGTAGAGTATATGGAGCTACATCCTGAAATTGATTTTTTAGGGACATCGATGGAGTTAATTGATCAAAATAGAATTCCATTAAAGAAATTATGTTTACCAACAATGCCTGGTCTTATAAGATGGTGCCTATTATTTGAAAATTGTATGAGCCACGCATCAGTTATGATGCGACGTTCTATTATAGAAAAAGTAGGTTTATATCATATAGAGGCGCAACATGCTGAAGATTATGATCTCTGGACTCGTGCAAGTTTTAAAACTAAATTAGCTAATCTTCCAGAGGTCCTTCTTTGTCATCGTATCGGGGTGAACAACATAACCTCAAGGTATTTTCCAGAACAAGAACAAGCAGTTATTAAAGTTATGCATTCATCTATTTCCCAAACATTGAATAAAGAAATTCCGATAAAAACTATAATAAGTCTTCACCAAATGGTTAGAGAGAATTTTTTAAATGATTTTCATCAAATTCAAGAAGTATACAAACTAATTGAAAATTTATATAGATCTTATCTTAAATTAGTATCTCTAAATTCAATTGAGGCTAAAGCAGTGGCACTCGATGCGGCAAAAAAAATTCTAATTCTGACAGTATCGGCAGCCAGGCTTTTCAAATGGAAAGCTTTATGGCTTTTTATTAGGGCTATAAAATTAAATCCAAAAGTTTTATTGCCTGAATATATTTCAAGGGGTATTAGAAAACTTATCTGAAGAATCAATCTTCTGGGCTTAAAGAGGTTTTAAAAAGGTAGACAAAGAAGCTCATTTATTCTTTACCAATTATATTTATAAGCAATTATTTTTAAAATAAAATTATAAAAATGATTAAAAAGAAGTGAATAATCCATTAATTTCAATTATTATCCCTTGTTTTAACTGTGAAAAATATGTAGAACAGGCAATTTTAAATGCAAAAAGTCAAAGATTAGAAAATTTAGAGATAGTTTTCATTAATGATGGATCTACTGATAATGTGGAAGAATTACTTCAACCTTATAAAAATGATTTAGTTTATTGTTATCAAGAAAATAAAGGTCTTTCGAATGCTAGGAATAAGGGAATTGAATTTTCTAAAGGTAACTATATTGCATTTTTAGATCCAGATGATATCTGGTATCCTGATACCTTAATTACACTTTATGACTTCTTAGAGAATAACAAAGATTTTGGAATGGTGTGCGGAAAAACTTTATGTATATCAGAATCAGGAGAACCTCTTTACTCGATTCCGCCAAAAAATATTGGACCTGAAATTACTCATGAAGATCTATTAAATAGAAATTTATTTACAGTGATTTCTGCTCTTGCGAGGAGAGAATGTTTCGAAAAAGTAGGTTTATTTGATGAAAATTTAACATCTTGTGAAGATTATGATATGTGGTTAAGAATATCAAAGCATTATAAAATAGGATACATTGATAAATATGTAGCAAAATATAGAATTGCTTCATCTATGATGAGCGCTGACATCTTTAGAATGGTTAAAAATGAAGTAGCCGTCTTAGAGAAAAACCTAATCGTAGATGAAAATACGCCAAAAAAAGTATTATCTCATTTATATTATAAAAAGGGAGTTTTTAACTCTCTGTTAAAGAATCAAAGAAAATCAACCATCTATTTCTTTAGTAGCTTAAAAAATAATCCATTTAATTATAAATCAATGGCAGGTTTATTTCTCAATTTATTTTTTCCATTTTCATTTGAAAAAATTATGAAAATTTATAGATATCGATAATAATAATATTTTCCAATATCTTTTCCCTAATTTTTTATTATTTAATTTTAATTGAACTTTTTTTCTGATATTTAATCAAAAGAACCTTAAATTTTTATAAGTTTTTACCAAAACGCCTGTAAAAAGGCTTGCTAAAAAATTTTCATTTCTCCTCAAAGATTTCAGCTTCGAAGATGAAGATTTCGGCGTTTTTTCTCCAGCAGCCATAGGGAAAGCCAACTTTCAGGCAGGTCTGGTCTAAAAACTGTTCTCTTGTCCAGCCATGATCAACTGCAACCTGGGGTAGAAGCAATCCTTTTCGCTCCTCTTTGGAAATTAAAAGACCATGGGTTCCAACCTTTATCTCTTTTATATCTGAAATCTTCTTTAAAGGTGTAAGCACTGAGATTTCAATGTGAATCTTTTTCAATTCCTCAGGAGATAATGGTTCAAATCTTGGGTCTTTTACTGCTGCGTAGACTGCTGCCCTTTGAGTTGCTTCCCATAAGGGGAACAAAGGTTCGGTAAACCCTATGCACCCCCTTAGCTCTCCTTTTTTCTTTATCGTAACAAAAACACCTCTTAATTCCTTTAACCCTTCCTCCACATTTCCCACATTGTAAACTTCCTTTCTTAAAACCCAACCTTCGATAGATTTTCTAGCTATTTCGAGAAGCTTATTCTTTTGTCCCTC includes:
- a CDS encoding glycosyltransferase family 4 protein, which produces MKIALIGPGLMPIPAKNWGAVEILIWNYKVYLEELGHKVNIYNTKDLDFVARTINTNEYDFVHLHYDEYIRFFNQSLNKPYCCTSHYSYILKPRMWGTYYKSIFKNTLQAPGIIALSDKIAQKYRDSGYKGFLRVLRNGAEVLRFNFRYQGNRKAICLGKIEPRKRQALLAGISKGRVNIDFVGPIVDPNFQQNETCRYLGIWDKPYLYEHLTDYSCLVLLSDGEAAPLVVPEALAAGLSIVVSESASANLDPMDFITILPDGLTDPNRLQNAIDEQISRNVAVREEIREYAQQRFDWSIIINEYVSLIEEFNAQPPTSLQARHLKRIELFDVWQQLQRSILNPLLAVNWVKQWFRPKRHL
- a CDS encoding glycosyltransferase; translated protein: MRILYVALKYDYGKLEQGYSFEHYNFYHSLLHMGHDILYFDFMTLMQKHGRDWMNRRLLEVVKVEKPVLMFTVLFKDELDPAVVREISQNTETITLNWFCDDHWRFDNYARYWARCFNWVVTTAKRALPKYEKLGYRNVVKSQWACNHFLYRKLNLPLIYDVTFVGQPHSNRRQVIQALRNAGVDVHVWGRSWESGRISQEEMIRVFNQSRINLNLSHSSTPLSIHKGRVKNITHRWLSNYLKVIPFRSQIKTMSKQWLTAIKHSKIADGTQIRFYPGSRKYIDQIKGRNFEIPGCGGFLLTEMAEDLENYYKIGREIVCFDSIDDLIEKIDYYLHHEDERIAIAQAGYERTLCEHTYVHRFTEIFKQLGLQCKPLSYGLVGKVRLGQTEEIH
- a CDS encoding glycosyltransferase, coding for MTDTPLVSVVMSVYNGENYLEKSIESILYQTFRNFEFIIINDGSTDSTGAILTRYQKIDKRIFVFNQENQGVIASLNRGCHLSKGKYIARMDADDISLPERLQKQVEYMELHPEIDFLGTSMELIDQNRIPLKKLCLPTMPGLIRWCLLFENCMSHASVMMRRSIIEKVGLYHIEAQHAEDYDLWTRASFKTKLANLPEVLLCHRIGVNNITSRYFPEQEQAVIKVMHSSISQTLNKEIPIKTIISLHQMVRENFLNDFHQIQEVYKLIENLYRSYLKLVSLNSIEAKAVALDAAKKILILTVSAARLFKWKALWLFIRAIKLNPKVLLPEYISRGIRKLI
- a CDS encoding glycosyltransferase, which produces MNNPLISIIIPCFNCEKYVEQAILNAKSQRLENLEIVFINDGSTDNVEELLQPYKNDLVYCYQENKGLSNARNKGIEFSKGNYIAFLDPDDIWYPDTLITLYDFLENNKDFGMVCGKTLCISESGEPLYSIPPKNIGPEITHEDLLNRNLFTVISALARRECFEKVGLFDENLTSCEDYDMWLRISKHYKIGYIDKYVAKYRIASSMMSADIFRMVKNEVAVLEKNLIVDENTPKKVLSHLYYKKGVFNSLLKNQRKSTIYFFSSLKNNPFNYKSMAGLFLNLFFPFSFEKIMKIYRYR